AATATAGTACCTACTTCATATGCCTACATTATAAATGGATTATTTTCATATTTTCACACCTATGAAAATGGAGATGAAGTAATCAAAAAATTCTTTGCAGAGAATAGTTTCATTGCCTCGACAGCAGCGTTAATAGAACAAAAACCAAGTCTTTTTTCAATTCAAGCTTTAGAAAATTCTAAAATTCTAGTATATAAAAGAAAAAAATATAAGGACTTAATAATTCAACACCCAGAACTAGCTATTTTTCAGATAAACTATTTAGAAAAAAACTGGGTTATTGCTAAAGAACCTTTGGAAATCAATTTAAAACATATTTCAGCAAAAATGAGATATAAAACCTTCAGCGAAGAAAATAGACATCTACAAAACAGACTAAAACAACATCAAATAGCTTCCTATTTAGGAATTACCCCAACACAATTAAGTCGAATTAAGAAAAACTTACTCTTATAGTTCTATTTTCTCAACATATGTATATGTTTTTGGAATAAAGACAATATAACTTTGCCGAAATAAACATAAACACATACAAAATGAGAAAATCATTATTGCTTTTAACTACAATAATATTTATAAATAATCCCGTTTTTTCACAGAAAGTAGACACTTTAAACGTCTTTAGTCTTTCAATGCAAAAAAATATTAAAACGTTAATAATAAGTCCAAAACATACTATAAAAAGAGATATTCCTAGTGTATATATTCTTCACGGTTATAGTGGAAATCCTGAAAGAACATTAAAAAAAGATATTCCTTCACTTCTTCGTTTGAGCCAAGAAATGCAAACTTTGTTTATTTTACCTGACGGAAATTATGACAGTTGGTATATTGATAGCAAGCAAAACAATTCTAAATATGAAACGTTTATAGCAAATGAACTGGTTGATTATATCGATAAAAACTATAAGACAGACCTTTCAAAAACTGCCATAATGGGGTGGAGTATGGGCGGTCACGGTGCTTTATACATCGGTGCGAGACATCAAAATATTTTTGAATCTATTGGAAGTATTTGTGGTGCCTTAGACTTTACAGCTTATGGAACGGATTATGGCATTCCCAAATTACTAGGTAAAAATAAGGAGTCTTGGATAAATTACACAGCAAACTCTCAAATTAAACGCTTAAAAGAATCAAAACAAAAACTAATAATTAGCTGTGGAATAAACGATCCTTTTATAAAACAAAATAGAGATTTACATCAAAAACTTATTACTTTAAATATACCACATATTTATGAAGAGAGCTCTGGCGAACACAATGCTGCATATTGGTCTAAAGCTGCTAATACACAGCTCTTTCATATAAATAACTACTTCAATGGAAAAGAGTAAAATAAAAGGAATTTTATTTGTTATTATTGGTGCAGCTAGCTATGGCATTTTGGCTACAATAATAAAATTAGCAAATAACAGTGGTTTTGGTACTGCCAGTCTTACATTTTTACAATACCTATTTGGAGTTTTATTTTTAATTATAGCTTCGTTTTTTCTGTCTAAAAGGGCAAAAGAAATCCAGATAAAAGAACATAATTCAAAATACCCAAAATTAAAATTAGTATTATTTGGAACAAGTTTGGGGCTTACTAGTAGTTTCTATTATTTATGCATTCAATATATTCCTGTATCGGTTGGTATTATTCTTTTAATGCAAACAGTTTGGATGGGTATAATATTAGAGTATTTTTTAGATAGAAGTCGGTTTACTAAACGAAAATTAATAGGAGCTATAATAGTATTATTAGGTACATTACTAGCTTCACGGATTTTTGAAAATGATTTTAATTTTAGTCTAATTGGTTTCTTATTTGGTTTTTTAGCTGCAGTATTTTATACAATTGCATTGTATGCGACGAGTAAAGTGTCATTGCAATTGCCTAACATCATTAGAAGTAAATATCTCGTTCTTGGTGGATTTCTGGCTATTTTGATGTTTTGGAATATTCAAATAATTGAAGAAACAAATTCAATAGATTTACTAAAATGGGGAATGATTTTAGGGTTGTTTGGTACAGTATTACCACCTATTCTATTTAATAAGGGAGTACCAATAATTGGGACTGGTTTAAGCAGTATTATTGCAACATTAGAAATTCCTGTCTCTATTTTCAGTGCTTATTTATTGCTGAACGAACAAATTGGAGTTATACAACTTATTGGAATTTTTATAATTCTTATAACAATAGCGATAATAAATTTTAAAAAAAAATAGCTGTTACATCAAAACATATTAAACTTGATTAAGTTTCAAACAATAACGTGTTACAACACCGTATAAAATTAATTGCTGGTTTTAGCCTATTTACGAAAGTCCTCGCGGACTTTCTATTTGTGATTTATTTGCTAACTTTAGTGCTTGAAACACGCAACTAATCTTATACAAACACGTTGGCTATAATTTAAAACCGAAAACTTAATACAGAAAATTACCTTAGATGAATAAACACAATACTTATATTTTCTGTGATGAAACAAAATTTTATTTGAATAATAATGACTCTGAAGAAT
The Tenacibaculum pacificus DNA segment above includes these coding regions:
- a CDS encoding Crp/Fnr family transcriptional regulator; protein product: MKVECNLFEPFIKEVLSYYPLPNEVLDKFIEILQVKHIKKGEYLLKQNIVPTSYAYIINGLFSYFHTYENGDEVIKKFFAENSFIASTAALIEQKPSLFSIQALENSKILVYKRKKYKDLIIQHPELAIFQINYLEKNWVIAKEPLEINLKHISAKMRYKTFSEENRHLQNRLKQHQIASYLGITPTQLSRIKKNLLL
- a CDS encoding DMT family transporter, which produces MEKSKIKGILFVIIGAASYGILATIIKLANNSGFGTASLTFLQYLFGVLFLIIASFFLSKRAKEIQIKEHNSKYPKLKLVLFGTSLGLTSSFYYLCIQYIPVSVGIILLMQTVWMGIILEYFLDRSRFTKRKLIGAIIVLLGTLLASRIFENDFNFSLIGFLFGFLAAVFYTIALYATSKVSLQLPNIIRSKYLVLGGFLAILMFWNIQIIEETNSIDLLKWGMILGLFGTVLPPILFNKGVPIIGTGLSSIIATLEIPVSIFSAYLLLNEQIGVIQLIGIFIILITIAIINFKKK
- a CDS encoding alpha/beta hydrolase; amino-acid sequence: MRKSLLLLTTIIFINNPVFSQKVDTLNVFSLSMQKNIKTLIISPKHTIKRDIPSVYILHGYSGNPERTLKKDIPSLLRLSQEMQTLFILPDGNYDSWYIDSKQNNSKYETFIANELVDYIDKNYKTDLSKTAIMGWSMGGHGALYIGARHQNIFESIGSICGALDFTAYGTDYGIPKLLGKNKESWINYTANSQIKRLKESKQKLIISCGINDPFIKQNRDLHQKLITLNIPHIYEESSGEHNAAYWSKAANTQLFHINNYFNGKE